From a region of the Panicum virgatum strain AP13 chromosome 2K, P.virgatum_v5, whole genome shotgun sequence genome:
- the LOC120661392 gene encoding uncharacterized protein LOC120661392, with protein MTRPRRTGISYVENDSDRSVTFFKRRSGLYKAAADLSTLTGARIAIALESEIGKMSSFGTPSAGPIIDSFLSGNILVDPSANEEQKVEITHMQNEVFVVEREKYMEDRRKQETSARAKEIQETSRKAKLVYGKVEDLSVQELNEMVCDLSQIKQEINDGCRPQQPSYQLEVGQLSSSSSLSQIQMPPRRLPWTPRQPSFHLPRSSWSRPQPSSLMPQHPLVVEPQVQMMLSPIETYQNNYNTQPGIHINGNIPQPFSQSFLVSALPPPPPPPPSSSAQITFCNEFPPPSSSHELPTPLPKQTELHPTKQYENHASAQDITIDHSFVNYQWPSPIPFNEPYYDISLYGMNLNLGGHGDYGGQAAGEHDMPGPSGLHQHGYDCPYMNFLGSFSSGECPADYSAGNNLGDMGPLGDS; from the exons ATGACTAGGCCAAGGAGAACAGGAATTAGCTATGTTGAAAATGATAGTGACCGTAGCGTTACATTCTTCAAGCGGCGTTCCGGTCTTTATAAAGCCGCCGCTGACCTGTCCACCCTCACTGGTGCGAGAATAGCTATCGCACTAGAGTCCGAGATTGGAAAGATGTCCTCTTTTGGCACGCCATCGGCTGGCCCTATTATTGATTCTTTCCTTTCAGGGAATATACTGGTGGATCCATCGGCCAATGAGGAGCAAAAGGTTGAAATAACCCATATGCAGAATGAAGTGTTCGTGGTGGAAAGAGAGAAATACATGGAGGACAGAAGGAAACAAGAGACTAGTGCACGAGCCAAGGAGATCCAAGAAACCTCAAGGAAGGCTAAGCTTGTCTATGGCAAGGTAGAGGATCTTAGTGTTCAGGAGCTCAATGAGATGGTGTGTGACCTCTCCCAGATCAAGCAGGAGATTAATGATGGATGTCGTCCACAACAACCAAGCTATCAGCTAGAGGTTGGTCAGCTGTCCTCTTCGTCATCACTTTCACAGATCCAGATGCCACCAAGACGTTTGCCATGGACTCCCAGACAGCCATCCTTTCACCTTCCTAGATCATCATGGTCTCGTCCACAACCATCAAG TTTGATGCCGCAACACCCTTTGGTGGTGGAACCACAGGTACAAATGATGCTATCACCTATTGAAACCTATCAAAACAACTACAATACCCAGCCGGGGATTCACATCAATGGTAACATCCCCCAACCATTCTCACAATCTTTTTTGGTTTCGgcgctaccaccaccaccaccaccaccaccttcaTCATCAGCGCAAATTACATTCTGTAATGAATTTCCTCCTCCATCATCCTCCCATGAACTGCCAACTCCATTGCCCAAACAAACCGAGCTTCACCCGACGAAGCAATATGAAAACCATGCTAGTGCTCAAGACATCACCATTGATCACTCATTTGTCAATTACCAGTGGCCCTCACCTATTCCTTTTAATGAGCCGTACTATGATATAAGCCTGTATGGAATGAATCTTAACTTGGGAGGCCATGGTGATTATGGAGGCCAAGCTGCTGGTGAACATGACATGCCTGGTCCTTCTGGCTTGCATCAACATGGTTATGATTGTCCCTACATGAACTTCTTAGGGTCTTTTTCTTCGGGAGAATGTCCTGCTGACTACAGTGCAGGAAATAATCTTGGTGATATGGGCCCCCTCGGTGATAGTTGA